In the genome of Sinobacterium caligoides, the window TCATGCACGGCATGTACGTTGCAGCCAGAAGCTCGGCGGCGCTGATGAGCGATGCTGATGGCGGCCGGTGTCGTATTCGTCATCAATTTAAAAAGCCGTTGATGTTACCCGCCAAGGTTAAGCTGTTTTCGGTTAAGCAGGGTTCTGATTCTGCACTGCCGCGATTAGAGCTTTGGAATAAAGACGTAAATCAACTTCACCTGGTGACCGAGATGCTTACGGCCGACGTCGTTAGGGCGCCCGCTAGCGAGCCTAACAAGATCGTGACCGCCTGATTAACGACGTTAATAAATACTCGACGATATAATAAAACGTCGAGATTAAAAAAATATAAGATGACACTGGCATCGCATAATGCCGCTGCAAAGGAAGCTACTGTGAAAGTATTTAAATCGCCGATAAAAGACATTCAATTTGTCACCCAACAAGTATTCGATATTGATGCGCACTATAAGACGATACCACAGGGGGCGGAAGCGACGCCGGAAATGGTGGCGGCGATTAGTCAAGAGTGTGCCAAGTTCTCCGAGAACGTTTTATTCCCCCTTAACCAGTCGGGCGATGCAGAGGGCTGTAGCTTTAAAGATGGTCAGGTAACGACGCCGGCGGGGTTTAAGGAGGCCTATCAGCAGTGGGTCGATAACGGCTGGCAGGGCTTGTCGCATCCCGAGGAATATGGCGGTCAGGGTTTACCGTTATCGCTAGGGGTAATTAAGTCGGAGATCGTCGGCACTGCCAACTGGTCGTTCGGTATGTATCCTGGGCTGAGCCTGGGGGCGATGAATACGCTGATTGAGCATGGCACGGAAGAGCAGAAGCGTGGCTATCTCAGTAAGTTGGTAGAGGGGAGCTGGACTGGCACAATGTGTCTAACCGAGTCTAACTGTGGCTCTGATCTCGGGCAGATGAAGTCGAAGGCCGTTCCGAGCGACGACGGTAGTTATCGCATCACCGGCAGTAAGATTTTTATCTCCTCAGGTGAACACGACTTGGCCGAGAATATTGTTCATATCGTATTGGCGAGGATTGAGGGCGAGACTGCAGGCACTAAGGGTATCTCTCTCTTTATCGTGCCGAAGATTTTACCCAACGACGATTTATCGCTTGGCGAGGCCAATCAGGTTAGTTGTGGCTCGATCGAGCACAAGATGGGCATCAACGGTTCGGCGACTTGTACGATGAACTTTGATGGCTCTAAAGGCTTCCTGCTGGGCGAGAAAAACAAGGGCGTCAATGCCATGTTTACCTTTATGAATACCGCCAGAATAGGTACGGCGATTCAGGGTATTGGCGCGGCCGAGCTGGCTTTTCAAAATTCGTTAGCCTACGCCAAAGAGCGTCGCTCGATGCGCACTTTAGGTGGCCCGGTAGAGCCTCAACAGGCCGCTGACAGTATTATTCACCACCCCGATGTGCGCCGCATGTTGTTAAAGCAAAAGGCAATCGCCGGTGCTGGGCGGGCGATGTTGTACGATGCGGCGATGATCGCCGACAAGATGATGGCGGCAACCGACGATAAAGAGCGAGAGGCGGTTGACTCTGAGCTCGGCTTTATCACGCCGATATTGAAGGGCTTCTTTACCGAGATGGGTATCGAGGCGGCCAACGAGGGGATGCAGGTCTTCGGCGGCCACGGTTATATCAAAGAGTGGGGGATGGAGCAGATTAGTCGTGATGTACGCATTGCAACGCTATACGAAGGAACGACGGGTATTCAGGGCCTCGATTTGCTGGGTCGTAAAGTGATTCTCGATAAATTTAAACAGTACGGTGCCGTTAATAAGCGGATTTTAAACTTGTATAAACGCAGCCTAGCGAGCCCGCATCGCTGGCAGATGATGAAGTTTATCGGCCCGCTAATGGGCTATCAGTTACGCTGGCAGAGAATGTTGCTGTCGATATTGCTGGCGGCGCGTAAAGACCGCGATGCCGTTGGCGCTGCGACCCACGACTTTTTGATGTTTAGCGGCTATCTGATGTCGGCTTATTACTGGGCGTTGATGGCGTTGACGGCCTTCGAGAAGCTGGCGCAGAAAAAGTCTGACAGTGCAGATTTAGGTGACGACTTCTACCAATCTAAAATACAGACTGCCGAGTTTTACTATGCCCGTATGTTACCGAGGGCCAAGTCTCACAGTGAAATCGTTAGGGCGAAGCTGTCCAGCTTAACAGCGATGGCAGAGAAGGACTTCTGTCTAGAATAACCACAAAAAAGGCGCCCAAGGCGCCTTTTTATTGCTTAGCAGCAAACGACATGAACGTTTTAAGCGACCGCCTGTACTTCCTTTTGGCTGTCTAAGTACTCGTCGTAGGTGCCCTGGAAGTCGATGACCTCCTTGTCTTTAATCTCGAGCACTCGCGTCGCCAAAGAGGAGACGAACTCACGGTCGTGGCTGACAAAGATCAGCGTACCATCGTAGTTTTTCAGTGCGATGTTAAGCGCATCAATGGCCTCGAGATCCAAGTGGTTGGTCGGCTCGTCCATCACCAAGACGTTGGTGTTCATCATCATCAGCTTACCAAACAGTAGGCGGTTCTTTTCACCACCCGAGCACACCCGTGCCTTCTTATTGGCATCGTCTTCGGTGAATAGCAGACGACCGAGCATGCCGCGTACGGCGAGGTCATCGTGTTTGGGGGTACGCCACTGGCTCATCCAGTCGAACAGATTCAAGTCACAGTCGAAGTCCGCTGTGCTGTCCTGAGGACAGTAACCCACTTGTGCGTTCTCCGCCCACTTAATATCACCACTGTTCGGCTGCAGCTCATCCATCAAACAACGCAGGAAGGTACTTTTACCGGCACCGTTCTCACCGATAATCGCCAGTTTGGCACCCGCTTCCAAGATCATGTTGCCGTTACTGAACAGGGTTTCGCCGTCAAAACCGTGCGAGAGCTCTTCCAACACGAGCGCCTGGCGGTGTAATTTTTTATCCTGTTTCATGCTGATTGACGGCGTCATTCGGCTGGATGACTTCACATCATCAAGCTTAATCTTATCCATCTTTTTCGCGCGAGAGCTAGCCTGCTTAGCCTTGGAAGCATTGGCACCGAAGCGATTAACAAAAGCCTGTAGCTCGTCGATTTCAGCGCTCTTTTTTGCGTTCTCGAGTAGCAGCTGTGAGCGGATCAACTCGGACGCCTCAATAAACGCCTCGTAGTTACCCGGGTAGATACGCAGCTCACCGTAATCGATATCCGCCATATGGGTACATACGCTGTTTAAGAAGTGGCGATCGTGCGAGATGATAATCATCGTCGACTTACGCTGGTTCAACACTTCAGCTAACCAGTTGATGGTATGAATATCCAAGTTGTTGGTCGGCTCATCAAGCAGCAGGATGTCTGGGTTGGCAAACAAGGCCTGCGCTAGCAATACACGCACCTTGTGGCCCGGAGCGACTTGGCTCATCAGGCCGAAGTGAAACTCCTCATCAATGCCCGCCTCGAGCAGGATGTCACCTGCGCGGCTCTCAGCGCTATAACCGTCCATCTCAGCGAATTCTACTTCGAGCTCAGCCACCTTCATACCATCGGCTTCGCTCATCTCGGGCAGGCTGTAAATGCGCTCACGCTCGGCCTTCACCTTCCACAGCTCGACATCGCCCATGATGACGGTATCGACAACGCTGTATTCTTCGAAGGCGAACTGGTCCTGGCTCAGAGTACCGACCTTAAAGCCCGGGGTGATAGAGAAGTTACCCGAGGTTGGCGCGAGCTCACCACTGAGGATCTTCATGAAGGTTGACTTGCCACAGCCGTTCGCGCCAATCAGGCCGTAGCGATTACCGCCACCAAATTGAGCGGAGATATTTTCGAACAGGGGCTCGGCGCCAAACTGCATGGTGATGTTTGCGGTAGTAATCAAAAGACGTATTCCTAGGGCAAAAAATAAGCCGCTAATGCGTAGCGGCTTATTACGAATAAGGTAGACCAACAGCGGCGAGTAGAAGCTAACGGCGCGAAGGCGCGTTAATCAAGAGCGGCAAATACGGTGTACATAAGGCCGCGTACTATAGAGGGTTAGTCGCTGAATGTCGAGGAGAATTGATCATAAAACAGTCAGCACTGAAAGGTCGATTGACGCTAACGGGTGACTCGTAGCCATCACTTATTGCTCAGCGATAACTCTCATGATCCAGCCAACCGTTTTGATTCACAAAGCCATAGTGCGGCCGCCAACGAACCGCTATAATCGATCGTTAAATCCAATTCGATTTGAGTAAGTTACATGGAAAGTGAGAAGTATAAGCAAGGAATGAACGTCCGCCGTGAAGTGTTAGGCGATGAATATGTCGATAGGGCGATTGATGCTGCAACCGACTTCAATAAACCGCTGCAAGATTTAGTCACAGAGAACTGCTGGGGGGAAATCTGGGCTAACGACGCCCTCCCCAAACAAACCAGAAGCCTTATTACCATCGCAACGCTCGCCGCGCTCAAGGCTCCCACTGAACTAAAGGCTCACGTCAGGGGGGCGCTACGTAACGGCTGCTCTGCCCAAGAGATTCAGGCAGTGCTGCTTCAAGCTACCGTCTACTGCGGTGTTCCAGCCGGAATTGAGGCTTTTCGTGCCGCTAAGGAAGCCATCGAAGAGTGGCAGAAAGGCTAGCTCCCCTCCCCCTTTATTCTGACGCCGTTAGCTCAATAGACCATCGCTGACTGCGGCGGCAGTTTTAACGGCTCAAGCATCGCTAAACTAACTGCTGGTATACAAAGAACAATCAATCACTTCAACACGGCTGCCGGCTCCCCGTTAAAACCTGCTTTCGCAGGCGCCAACAGATTGCTATAAACCCCTACAACATCTTTCACTCAATGTGCTGCCCACTTTGGTATAATGCCCGCCTCTTTCACGCTATATACATAACTTCACCTATATCCATAGGGAGTTAGTAGGTTATTATGCTCAACAATTTTATCACCAATATTCCTCTCAGCATCCGCTACATGCTGATGTCGGCCCTTGCCTTTGCCCTAATGACCAGCTGCGTTAAGCTCGTTCATACCTACGGCATCCCAGTTTTTGAAATCGTCGCAGCGAGAGCCATTGTGTCGTTATTTATTAGCTATATCGATGTCAAAAGAAAGGGGATTTCACCACTAGGGAATAATAGAAAGCTCTTACTGGCCAGGGGCATAGCGGGATCGTTAGCGCTGATCTGTGTGTATTACGCCGTTTCCACACTACCGTTAGCCGAGGCAACCATCCTGCAGTACCTCAACCCGGTGTTTACGGCGATCTTAGCCGTGCTCTTTCTCAAGGAGAGGATCAAGCTATCGACAATCATTTGTATCGTTTGCTGTATTGTCGGCTTACTGTTCATTGTTGCCCCTGGCTTCACCTTCGATCACACAGAAAGCCTCCCCTTGCTTAGTGTCACCGCCGCCCTACTCGGTGCCTTCGGCAGTGGCATCGCCTATGTGATCGTCAAACAGCTGAGCGTCACCGAAGATAGCTCTGTCATTGTGCTTTACTTCCCGCTTATCGCCCTGCCCTTGTCCATTATTCTATTGGGCCATAACTTTGTCATGCCAAATCATGAGGCACTGCTGTTACTACTGTTTGTGGGCCTCTTTACCCAGGTCGGCCAAGTGGGACTGACCAAGGCCATGCAAACTGAAGACGCTAGCAAGACCATGGCCTATGCCTATATACAGGTTGTCTTCTCTATTATCCTTGGCTGGTTGGTGTTCAGTGAAATCCCATCACTATGGACCTGGATCGGCGGCACACTCATTATTTCCGGGGCTATCATCAATGTGGTTGGCAGCAGGAAAGGTAAGTTAAAAGCAGCATAGCGGCAGTACTTTATTCAACATATAAAAAAACCCCAGCGGCATCGCCTCTGGGGTTTTAACACCTCTGGGTTTTAACGCCTCTGGGTTTTAACGCCTCAGTGGTTTAACAACAGTCAATTACATTTAAATTTACGCTTTCAATACACCGATTATAAGTTAAGCGCCTTCGCAATATCCTGCCAGGCAATGTACTTAAAGTTCTGTGGCGCAAGCGGCATCACGTTGCGACCATCTTGCACGACCAACATCCCCTGCGCGAAAGCGCCGCCAAAGTTTGTCGAGCTGACCTCTAAGCCATCAGTCTCTGAAGCACCGT includes:
- a CDS encoding acyl-CoA dehydrogenase C-terminal domain-containing protein, with protein sequence MKVFKSPIKDIQFVTQQVFDIDAHYKTIPQGAEATPEMVAAISQECAKFSENVLFPLNQSGDAEGCSFKDGQVTTPAGFKEAYQQWVDNGWQGLSHPEEYGGQGLPLSLGVIKSEIVGTANWSFGMYPGLSLGAMNTLIEHGTEEQKRGYLSKLVEGSWTGTMCLTESNCGSDLGQMKSKAVPSDDGSYRITGSKIFISSGEHDLAENIVHIVLARIEGETAGTKGISLFIVPKILPNDDLSLGEANQVSCGSIEHKMGINGSATCTMNFDGSKGFLLGEKNKGVNAMFTFMNTARIGTAIQGIGAAELAFQNSLAYAKERRSMRTLGGPVEPQQAADSIIHHPDVRRMLLKQKAIAGAGRAMLYDAAMIADKMMAATDDKEREAVDSELGFITPILKGFFTEMGIEAANEGMQVFGGHGYIKEWGMEQISRDVRIATLYEGTTGIQGLDLLGRKVILDKFKQYGAVNKRILNLYKRSLASPHRWQMMKFIGPLMGYQLRWQRMLLSILLAARKDRDAVGAATHDFLMFSGYLMSAYYWALMALTAFEKLAQKKSDSADLGDDFYQSKIQTAEFYYARMLPRAKSHSEIVRAKLSSLTAMAEKDFCLE
- a CDS encoding ABC-F family ATPase produces the protein MITTANITMQFGAEPLFENISAQFGGGNRYGLIGANGCGKSTFMKILSGELAPTSGNFSITPGFKVGTLSQDQFAFEEYSVVDTVIMGDVELWKVKAERERIYSLPEMSEADGMKVAELEVEFAEMDGYSAESRAGDILLEAGIDEEFHFGLMSQVAPGHKVRVLLAQALFANPDILLLDEPTNNLDIHTINWLAEVLNQRKSTMIIISHDRHFLNSVCTHMADIDYGELRIYPGNYEAFIEASELIRSQLLLENAKKSAEIDELQAFVNRFGANASKAKQASSRAKKMDKIKLDDVKSSSRMTPSISMKQDKKLHRQALVLEELSHGFDGETLFSNGNMILEAGAKLAIIGENGAGKSTFLRCLMDELQPNSGDIKWAENAQVGYCPQDSTADFDCDLNLFDWMSQWRTPKHDDLAVRGMLGRLLFTEDDANKKARVCSGGEKNRLLFGKLMMMNTNVLVMDEPTNHLDLEAIDALNIALKNYDGTLIFVSHDREFVSSLATRVLEIKDKEVIDFQGTYDEYLDSQKEVQAVA
- the pcaC gene encoding 4-carboxymuconolactone decarboxylase, whose protein sequence is MESEKYKQGMNVRREVLGDEYVDRAIDAATDFNKPLQDLVTENCWGEIWANDALPKQTRSLITIATLAALKAPTELKAHVRGALRNGCSAQEIQAVLLQATVYCGVPAGIEAFRAAKEAIEEWQKG
- a CDS encoding DMT family transporter, with the translated sequence MLNNFITNIPLSIRYMLMSALAFALMTSCVKLVHTYGIPVFEIVAARAIVSLFISYIDVKRKGISPLGNNRKLLLARGIAGSLALICVYYAVSTLPLAEATILQYLNPVFTAILAVLFLKERIKLSTIICIVCCIVGLLFIVAPGFTFDHTESLPLLSVTAALLGAFGSGIAYVIVKQLSVTEDSSVIVLYFPLIALPLSIILLGHNFVMPNHEALLLLLFVGLFTQVGQVGLTKAMQTEDASKTMAYAYIQVVFSIILGWLVFSEIPSLWTWIGGTLIISGAIINVVGSRKGKLKAA